GGGACCGGCAACCGGTACGGAAGCGAGAACGGATACGGCAACAACAACGGGTACGGGAACCAGTACGGAAACGGCAACCAGTACACCAACGGCAACGGGTACGGCAGCGAGACCGCTGAGTCGCTGTCCGAAAGTGGCACGAACGGGAACGGCGAACGCAGCGAGGAGGAACTCGCCGCGGAGCGCGCCCGGCAGGAAGAACTGGCCCGGCAGGCTCGGCAGGACGCCGAAGACAAAGGCGAGGAAGCCGTGTCGAAGCTGGCGAACGGCGGTTCGGGCTACACCGGATCGAGCGAGCGCCCGCGGGACGTCGGCGCAGGCGGTGGCGACGGAAGCGGTTCGGGGGAAGCGGCACTGAACGCGGCTCGAAACGCGTCCGAGGAGGCCCGAGACGCGGGTCGGGAAGCCATGTCCCGGTTCGAGAGCAGTGACGACACCGGGGGATCAAGCAGCGGGGGCACCGACCAGAGTGCGGGCGGGGGCGGTGTGCTGGGTGGTACCGGCGGCTCCGGCACTTCGAGGAGCAGCAGGAACAGCGGCAGCAGGAACAACGACAACGGTTCCGAGACCGGCGGCAACGGCGGACAGCAGCAGGAACCGGCCATGGATCAGAACGCCGTGGACGAGGCACTCGACAACGCCACCGGCGCAGCCCGCCAAGCGGGCCAACAAGCTCTCGAAGACCTCACCGGCAGCGGCAGCGGCAGCGGCAGCGACATACCGACCAGCAGCTTCGACCCGGCCGGAAGCGGCGGGAGTTCCGAGAGAGTCGGGGGTTCCGAGAGCGACCCGGGTTCCGGCAGCGATCAGGCCGCGATCGATCAGAACGCCGTGGACGAGGCACTCGACAACGCCACCGGCGCAGCCCGCCAAGCGGGCCAACAGGCCCTCGAAGACCTCACCGGCGACGAGGGCACCGACGGGTCCGCGAATGACGGTACGGACGCGACCGGTTCGGGCAACGGCGAGTCCGGACAGGACGGGAACGCACTCGAACCGAAACAGCTGGGCAAAGCGCTGGATGCCGCCGACGACGCGGCGAAGCAGTCCGGGCAGGATGCCCTCGAAGCACTCAGTGCCGATGCCCCGGAGGGATCCGAGGCTGCCGAGCAGCAGATCGGGCGGGAGCAGGCCGGTGGCGTCGTCGACGACATGGCCAACGCGGCCCGCACGGCCGGGCAGGAATCCCTGAACGAACTGCTCGGCCCCGAAGCCGCCCAGAGCGAACAGGCCCAGGACATCCTCGACGACGTCACCGAACAGGCCCGCACCGCCGGGCAGAAGAGCCTGGACGAACTCACCTCGGACGGCGGCCCCATCACCGCGGGGGACATGAGCGGAGTGGTCGACGACGTGCTGCAGAAGGGTCGTTCGGCCGGTGAGGACGCGCTGGATGCGCTGGGCTCCTCCGGCGATGATCGTGCCGCGACCGGGGGTTCTCGGGTGTCGGATGCGTTCGACGAGACCGGCGGCTCCGCGGAGAACGCGGGACAGGGGGCGATCGACGCGCTCAACGAGGAGGGCATCGACACCAGTGGCGGTTCGGTCGAGCAGGGGCGGGTAGCCGACATCATCGACGACATGACGGACGAGGCCCGCACGGCCGGGCAGGAATCCCTGAACGAACTGCTCGGCCCCGAAGCAGCCCAGAGCGAACAGGCCCAGGACATCCTCGACGACGTCACCGAACAAGCCCGCGCGGCGGGCGAGGAGAGCCTGCGACAAGCCGCCGCGGACGGTGAGCCGCTGAGCTTCGACGAGGTCGGCGACGTGATCGACGACGTGGTGGATACCAGCAGCACCGCCGGGGACGAGGCGATGGCCTCGCTCGACGGCGGAGACCAGCAGAGCCGGAGCCTCAGCGACTTCCTGGCACCACAGCGGAACGCGGCGAGCGTCGCCTCGGAAGACGTGAACAGCCCGAGCCTGCCCGACCTCGGTTCCGAGACCGGCACGGCGCTCACCGGGGGTGGTAGCGGCGGTATGGGCGATGTAGGTGGTGGAAGCTCTGTCCCCGACAACGTGGGTAACACGCTCGGAACGAATGCCACGACCAGTGGGCTGAGCGCCACGCCGCCGAGCTCGACACAACCCACCGTCGGCCCCGGAGGCGGTTCGGCGGCGACGGAGCCGGGCACGCCCGCTTCCGGCGGCCGTGGGATGCCGATGATGCCGCCGATGATGGGCGGCGGAGGGGCCGGAGCCGGGGGTGGCGGCCAACAGGACCGGGAACGGTCGACCTGGTTGACCGAGGACAACGGCGCGTGGTCCACGAACGACGAGGCAATCGCGCCACCAGTTCTGGGCCACGAGACCTAGCGCGCCGATTCGGCAGCACGTCTGGAGAGGAATCGCATGAGCACGCCGAACGGTGCCGAGCAATCGGACCGATCCGACGTACCGCGGGTGGAAGAACACCACACGCTGGATACCGCCGTCGCCGCGGTGGCCGCCGCGGATCCGCAGCAGTTCTACCGGGACGGACAGCACTTCGAGAACACCGCGCAACGACTGCGCACGGCCAACGACGCGTTCCGACGCGAGCTGCGCAGGGTCGAGGACGCCTGGCAGGGGCCGGGCGCGCAGCGGT
This portion of the Actinopolyspora lacussalsi genome encodes:
- a CDS encoding uncharacterized protein YukE (product_source=COG4842; cog=COG4842; smart=SM00467; superfamily=140453,47220), with the translated sequence MVSLNDTDYGLDYQEDREALNESRENQEDEATEEDGENTEEGEDDELTEEEKKRKEEHTDDNGIRHFYSPEELAEDGGDYDKVWINQDYFDDRVDGSESDSEDVLEREEKYTNEESEHAQDYLDGSEETISDSDENVEAEGSEGTEYSGGDSTGARGSTPPAPLEDYTQFSMSQIVQALSGDAGSLRTAGTAFGNMTEKLSTAHESFRNQVDKLKDSFEGEAGKAFQRYSEKLLESAEEVVTSLRDGRYREGITETGDMAARGKNAVIPLVKAYAEAAAYAEAFASLGSSVKGSAAAARSAEKIAKEILDNAREVVATVAETYQASGSSLTPLTTSLPGTGSGNGYGNGNGYGSGNQYGNSNGYGSQYGSQYGSGNSYGNGYGTGNRYGSENGYGNNNGYGNQYGNGNQYTNGNGYGSETAESLSESGTNGNGERSEEELAAERARQEELARQARQDAEDKGEEAVSKLANGGSGYTGSSERPRDVGAGGGDGSGSGEAALNAARNASEEARDAGREAMSRFESSDDTGGSSSGGTDQSAGGGGVLGGTGGSGTSRSSRNSGSRNNDNGSETGGNGGQQQEPAMDQNAVDEALDNATGAARQAGQQALEDLTGSGSGSGSDIPTSSFDPAGSGGSSERVGGSESDPGSGSDQAAIDQNAVDEALDNATGAARQAGQQALEDLTGDEGTDGSANDGTDATGSGNGESGQDGNALEPKQLGKALDAADDAAKQSGQDALEALSADAPEGSEAAEQQIGREQAGGVVDDMANAARTAGQESLNELLGPEAAQSEQAQDILDDVTEQARTAGQKSLDELTSDGGPITAGDMSGVVDDVLQKGRSAGEDALDALGSSGDDRAATGGSRVSDAFDETGGSAENAGQGAIDALNEEGIDTSGGSVEQGRVADIIDDMTDEARTAGQESLNELLGPEAAQSEQAQDILDDVTEQARAAGEESLRQAAADGEPLSFDEVGDVIDDVVDTSSTAGDEAMASLDGGDQQSRSLSDFLAPQRNAASVASEDVNSPSLPDLGSETGTALTGGGSGGMGDVGGGSSVPDNVGNTLGTNATTSGLSATPPSSTQPTVGPGGGSAATEPGTPASGGRGMPMMPPMMGGGGAGAGGGGQQDRERSTWLTEDNGAWSTNDEAIAPPVLGHET